The sequence tatatatattatcttgatATGTTGACcgattttatgttttgttagttATTCTAATGAAGTCAATTGGAATATGACAAGATCTGAAGTCAGCAAAATCTCAATTACAGTGCTCATGACCAGATGTGAATACATCTTGAGCAGGTTTCTGACAGATGAAAATGGCTTAGGTGTGCTTCTATTTTAATGAAAGACAAACAACATCAATCATCTTCATTTCATCTCCCAGTTTTTGCCTActtaactattttctttttccttcaggTGACTGTCCATTACCAAAAGCAAGACttgatgaaattatttatgttcTCCAAGAACTGGCACATCTTGTAATTCATCCAGATGCAGCACCCATTCTCCCTTTACACCCATTGTTGAGAACTGGCCTAGCAGAGGAAAAGGAGAAGCATGACAACCGTCCCCATCTGTTTGTGCTATTACCTTCCCTTTGTGAACTTGTCACATCAAGGTAAAGTAACTATAGATTTGACCGACCATGCTTTATATATGGCATGCACACACGTGGAATCTTTTTGCAAGTGGATGTCCGTGGGTTGGTTGGAGATTGGAAATGAGATTTCATAATAGGCATAAATGTTCTATTTTCTTAACCTCTAATTCTATTTAAATGAGATTTCATACTATgcattaatgttatattttcttAACCTCTAATtctattttctctcattttcagaaaaaaaaaaaaaaagggaaatttGGAAAAAGAGAGATACTAAAAGGATTATAAGATATTCTCCAGCAATTGTAAAGCACAGCACAAAATACtaataatcaagcaagaaaaaaaaagtatatatatatatgctaaaaAAGTGCTAGACAATCTCCTAGATGTCGTTAGATTTAAACCCATAAGGGGCCGAAGATACAAGTCTGTCACAGGAGTCAAAAGTCACATAACCGCTGAAAAAGACTTGTGAAAAACTTGATATAcactaaatataaacaaaagttGCACAGTTCTTGTTTATCCTATACATgccttttacaaaaaaaaaaacttgataatGAGTACTAAAAAATCTTCTATAGTAGTCGAACAATCTCAACTACCTCCAACAGCACAAGCTAGTTCAAAAGACGCTAGGTCACTTCACAATGGCAGAAAGCATAGTTTGCCTACATGTCCAACAATACATatcctttctttttataatcATATCAAGTGTTTGTTTAAACGAAGACTATATTCTTGGAAGGGACCTTCATTTCTAGAAAATTAAGTGATCGATAACCGAGATTATTTTTTCCTGTTTTTCATTatctatttctttcttcttccttttctgattcaaaattttgttcttttgaTGGACAGAGAATTAAGAATACGGGAGCTGGTGCAAGTACTGCTTCGATTAGTCACCAAGAAATTGTCTCTGGAAAAGCTCAGCTTGGCAAGTGAAAAGAGTACTTCCAGATAAGCCCATTTCATAAGTTGTTCTCTTCGAAATTTTTAAGCTTATGAAATACCAAGCTTTTCTTCTTTTACCCTTGTCTaggattgtatttttttttttttttctgtagacTACACTAGAACCACCTATAGGAGATTTTCACAGTCTTCTCTTCTCTGTTGCCTGTCATAAATTATGGTCAACCATACTTTCTCAGCTCCATCAGGTACGTGCTCATGATTGGCCTACCTTAAGTTACGACAGATCAGAGTTTCCCATAGTCCATTATTAAACCGTTTGAGATTTCTCCAACCCAATACAATGGAGCAGCTGACAGAATTGTGTGGTTTTCACAACCAGATATTCTAAAGGCGGGAACAgcaaagaagaggaagaaatctGTTAAAATGGTCCAAGTAAGAGGATCAATATGCCCCATGCATTGCCAATTTTGTTGTACCAAGTCACTGAAATATTATGAGTCTGACGTTGAGCCCGATTTTTTTAACTCGGGCCCAGgccttatttttttgtttgttagtgCTAACCTTTCTTGGTCCTTTAAATGTTCAGTGTATGTATAATATCTTATTGATTGTAGACTGAGAAAAAAACGGGCATTATATTTCGGAATTCCTGAATTAGATTTGAACATGTCCCCTGGGGAAGAAATAGTTTAAATTCCATCCCCGTTCCTAAAAGCTGTTTTTGGGAAAAAATATTGTAGGATGCCTCTTAATGCTGGTGTCTTTAACGCCTCATTTGTTTGAAAAACTACACTTGGTATCAAAACAATGACGTTTGAATTATGATGGTTTAACTTTTGGAGAATAAATTATCTGTTTTTTACTTAGTGTTAATAGAGAAGAAAGATCATAGTATTTGGGATATTGCAATACTTTATTCTATATATCCTCGTTCTTTTTGTTTATACAGTCACTGCAATGAATATAACCTTAAAACTCAGCTAATCAGATACGAAGATAGTTTACTTGTACACATTTGACGTGCTACGTTCTAACAGCCTGTAGATATTATCTCAGTTAATGATTTTAGTTGAGGCATTATGTTCCTTAATTCTTAAGAGAAAATCCTGTTTTCCAACGTTATACTCTTAAATTATGATTGTTAAGAAGTTATTCTAGGAAAATTAAACGAGACGAGTATATTAACTTTCTAATAAAGACgggttttaataaaatattcttaataaaATACCGATTAATATATCAACTTTTTTATCGACAGATATTAGCTTATTAATTGTGTTAGAAATATGAGAGATTTGAACCATGACCTCTTTTCTTTCCATTCTTTCATCACTTTTTCTCAACCACGGAATCAATATCCTGTATCTGCATATATCGATTCTCTTAATAAAGagagattttataattaaaaaaactatgaaTAGATTACTAAAGAATGCGTAAATTACATATTTTCAAGCTTTGGGAGATGGTACAAaatttccttatttttctatttttctattagtttttctttttgttttttaaaaattattagactgatatttctttttttttttaaactaatctctcttaattgttttaaaatattaaagtgtGTTCTTTATAAGATACACTATTGTAAACGTTAAAATAGGAGGAGGATTTGTGCAATTTTATGAAAtctcaattattataaaagaaaaaatatatcttttattttataggaacaaaattcatataaaaatttatacaattttatttttatacacaacttaattattaacaaaattgcttttattgattaatacattttttacagcaaatacacatttatttttacttaaaattttttacCAACATCTTAATTAATCTCATAAGTTATTGctcatattttcaatttaattaccttaaaattaattttaaaaaattgtctaaaTAGACAATACACCGTCCTAAAAGTAAAggtatatttcttatttattttgtaaatcagAATTTCATGAAGTTACAACCATCCTGGTTGTAGCCATTCCAAGCAAGTGTAGGGGGGAATTAAACGTCTACCCATCTGCTTTGGAGAAAACTAGCTAGATCAAAGAATTTTGAAAATGCTTCAATTCGATCGTTTAAGAATTAAgagaatattataattaaaaatgaattaaaaggaaaggaaaatggAGTTTATTGATAGAAAATGGTCCCTGAAGATACGGCGCCTTAACACCTGGTGATTTTGCATTCATTGGATGAaagaaagtaaaagtaaaagggTCAAAACGATGGCCTCGTGTGCTTCGCCTATGGTGATCCCGCTTCCACCACCTCCAGCCATGTCTTGAACAAGACAAGGTGGCGAGCCTTTTGGTATTGATATGAAAAAATTCCTGtcaaaaagtaataattaatgtaaatacATCTAATATTAATGGTAGTCATCATATAGATGTGATGAATAATACTCTTTGTAAAAGATATAATTAGTCtgtatttaaacttttaattttgtgtcaattaattaatttcatatagaACACAGATTAAGGCGATCAAAAGTCACTTCTAAGTAAAACATATAGGATATCATCATTTGTGTTGAAAGATGGAATTAATACCTCAACCAACTTATtaactttcctttctttttcctctaGTTTGTGAACAACCTACAAAaccaaataatcaaataagaattaaaaatgaaaagaaaaacttcaCTCCAAATAAATAAGCAGAGTTTATTTGTATGGAGAACCTGTCCACCAACGTACTCCGATATCACTTGCCTCCCTAGAAGATCAACCTCAGTCACACTAACGCCACCATCAACGGCTCCCACCTCTCTCATTTTTCGATGCCACCGATTGCATCGCGGCGACAGCGCCACCCTTTTGGGTCTTCCTGGTGATTCTCCCTCCGAGGTTGTTCCTGACTCATCTTAATTAATTCTTCAACACACACTGTTttctattaatttgtttattttcgtGATGTGTAGGCAAAGTTTAAAGGATgtgattatatatatgattaatgaTTTATTAGACGTATGTGCATGGGGCATGCAGTGATGACACATGCCAAACGTACGTTAGAGAGAAACACGGTGGGCTTGCGAGCAACACATGGCGTGAAACAAGTTAGGACTTGTTTTTATGTGGCTTAAAGAAACCATTGGTTATTGATGTTTGTTTGAGATAGAAAGCGAAGACAATTGTCGTTTAGAGTGTCTTTGCCATGACCGAgtccatttataataatttgttgcccttttttcctttattatagtatatgagaagaaaaaaaatgctagatAGTACCAAACTTTTTCTATAACTCTCCTTCAATATCTTTTCATCCACTTAAAACATGCTTGTTTCTCCGTTTTCAGTCATCGAACCAGCGTTTAAGCAAAAATAAGGAGTATTATATTGTTGCTTCTCATACAACTAGTGCTTTAGAATATGTGTCAACGAGATCCGACGCCTACATAAACATGCTCttaattatcttattaattGCTAAGAGAAGTTGAGATCTTAAATCAATTTCAATATCTTAAAAAAGTCATCATTAAATCTTGGTCAAAAAATACCtgtatttacaaagaaaaaagacaaCACAAAATTCTGGTCATAAAAATTATTCtacaaattaaatcatttaaaaaagtactaaatattttccttttaaagATATTagtattcaaaaaatattattttgaaaccATTGTAATTAATTCTGTCTGTTTTTGGATCTTaacattttctataaaaattaaaatcatttggAAACGGGAGAATAATAATTCAAAACCAACACCAAATCTTTGtcataaaaattactaaaaattaaatcattttaaacaaaatactaaatattttatttttttatagaaaaatatttttctttttaagatattagttttaaaaaatattattttaccaaCAAGTCGTTGGACCAAATGATACTAGTTTGGTTCTTAAGCAAGATCTCATGTTTGGATCTTATatagattgaaaaaatataatattttgaaggAAAGGCCCAATTAAAGGTAGTCAATTAGATTCTTTAGTATTAGAAATAATGACGCATGaaattaatcacaaaacaaagaggggtaaattggttttaaaatctATCAAAATGCACACTACAAATGCCTACACTCTTGAAAACCTATCAAAATCTAAACCTACATGTAATAAACCCACTACATCCACACCATTGAGAAATCTActcaatgaaaatgaaaattagaaaTGCGGATCAAGGAACAATTTCACCTCATATGTGAAGAATGTGAAAGTTTGAAAACATATCATTTATAGTATCAATTTGCCTTcatgatcattttcaaatattCATTGCACTCATTGAAAAAGATGTTTCCCATCAACTATCAAAGTAGTGATGACACTCAGAGATTTAGAGAGTCTCTCAACGAAAATCGCaatgtaaaatataagaaaaagtgTCACACATAAAGTTTTTTGAGAAACTTATTTTTATAGTCTCAAAACCAAAATAGTCAAATTATGTCATAAAGATAgtcaattaaatttttcttcGCATCACCTAGGTTTTCTAATGAACATATAGTTGATTATAATCATATTACCGACTGTTGGTGAGAATAGAAACTCATGAAACCCGATATAGTCGATTAGATATTAAAAATAGTCTACTAAATGCAAACCAATCCCAAttctaaaagaacaaaagatCAATCTAGTATACTATATCAAAATATAGTTGATTATATTGATGTAGAGTTGAAACTtagtaatttaaaaactaaGTTATCAATGTTTCAACTCACTTAGACTAACTACCATGAATCAATACAATATCAATCGTTTTAAACTTGTTGAATATATATCCTAATCTAAAATGCATGTATGCCAGATGTCACACACAATCAAACATAAACAATAACAACCCTCCTAatcaactttaatatttttataaatactactctaatgacattaaatatatatactttaaaaacattattattatgtttatagCATCGAATACATATATATCATTAATAACATtgagtaatattattaattactgTGTATATTATActagtatttaataaataaaataaatgctgTCGTTTAATGTTTGTATAAATACTATTGTGTTAATAATGTTatatacctatatatatatatatatatatatatatatatatatatatataggtatatAACATTATTAATGTTTCATGCATTTAATTTGAATGCAGTATATGTTATAGacatcatatataaatatatattactagtcaatgtatttaatataataataaaaatatttaatgtatttaaaaaatacattaactaactatttatatctcttaaaaaaaactaactatcTATATAGATAAATACATATAGTTagattaatttttcaaacaataataaaagaTTGAACTAGGATTTGATCATgtagttaatttattattaaatttgagtTAAAAATTGAGTTCGCTAAATAAATGAGCTAAAATATAACAAAGTACATTGCTTTcatcttatttataaaatcaaaattagaattggtgtttgttatttttataagatttaattcataatatttattatattaattatttttagtttaaattattcctaattaaaaaaaagaaagaggttgTATCAGTAAATATTTAGAAGAGGGACAAGAATCATAatggtaattttgaaaaaaaaatataaacttaagataaatttatgactataaactaaattaacattttttttaattatgattaattaggcAATTCAATTACCGTAATTGGGTTTTGATTACAAACAGGAAAAGTAGCAAAAGTATATAATTAGATTCACATATTTAAATTTGggtcaaataatatatttgattttttttatcttttttattcagtttggtctttttttaaaaaaaaaattggttcaaaATAATCTTTTCATCCATCTAATTAATGTTAACTTTGCtaatgagaaaaatattaacaGCTAAAAATTATTACGAAGTGTaagcttcttctttctcctcttCTTCTCACCCGCATCATTTTCACCCATCACCAACACCCACACCCACCAC comes from Glycine soja cultivar W05 chromosome 20, ASM419377v2, whole genome shotgun sequence and encodes:
- the LOC114401634 gene encoding uncharacterized protein LOC114401634, whose protein sequence is MREVGAVDGGVSVTEVDLLGRQVISEYVGGQVVHKLEEKERKVNKLVEEFFHINTKRLATLSCSRHGWRWWKRDHHRRSTRGHRFDPFTFTFFHPMNAKSPGVKAPYLQGPFSINKLHFPFLLIHF